The proteins below are encoded in one region of Elgaria multicarinata webbii isolate HBS135686 ecotype San Diego chromosome 20, rElgMul1.1.pri, whole genome shotgun sequence:
- the FNDC10 gene encoding fibronectin type III domain-containing protein 10: MTEAAGVHGGGLGWAGPEPPGCGREEAQRPRLLLLLLGGGALKLSAPRRGCLERLAPARPAALRRASPSALKRAGSQPGGERRPCPAAGMLWGRLVLALLCLGRGRPRKTPPPPPAPSSSPDPWCPYKVLSEGRAGDDGEAGSGVGGGGGGGGGRLCFRSPARGFHCAPRSCTAHRSPGRALLANVLLNGSVLLQWGWPPGLQAGPAPRLRGFSLSCSWEGAYTRFQCDTVQLGAACRDYLLPDAHGSVRYRLCLQPLFSAFNAGGPDPPPPLPPPPPPPPPAPPSSWPPECVEFTVEPAGMRDIVIAMTAVGGSICVMLVLICLLVAYLTENLTPPAAPSSSSSAAKRGN, from the coding sequence CGGGAGTTCACGGCggcgggctgggctgggcgggcCCGGAGCCTCCCGGGTGCGGCCGAGAGGAGGCGCAGCGTccgcgtctcctcctcctcctcctcggcggcGGCGCTTTGAAATTGTCCGCGCCAAGGCGCGGCTGCTTGGAGAGGCTCGCTCCGGCCCGCCCCGCCGCGCTGCGCCGCGCCTCCCCGAGCGCCCTAAAGCGCGCCGGATCCCAGCCGGGCGGGGAGCGCCGCCCATGCCCCGCGGCCGGCATGCTGTGGGGCCGCCTCGTGCTCGCCTTGCTGTGCCTGGGCCGGGGGCGGCCGCGCaaaacgccgccgccgccgccggctcccAGCAGCTCCCCCGATCCCTGGTGCCCGTACAAGGTGCTGAGCGAGGGCCGGGCGGGCGACGACGGGGAAGCGGGCAGCGGtgtaggcggcggcggcggcggcggcggggggcgcCTCTGCTTCCGCAGCCCGGCGCGGGGCTTCCACTGCGCGCCCCGCAGCTGCACGGCGCACCGCTCGCCCGGGCGGGCCCTGCTGGCCAACGTGCTGCTCAACGGCAGCGTGCTCTTGCAGTGGGGCTGGCCCCCGGGGCTGCAGGCCGGCCCCGCGCCGCGGCTGCGCGGCTTCTCACTCTCCTGCTCGTGGGAAGGCGCCTACACGCGTTTCCAGTGTGACACCGTGCAGCTGGGCGCCGCCTGCCGGGACTACCTGCTGCCCGACGCGCACGGCAGCGTCCGCTACCGCCTCTGCTTGCAGCCCCTCTTCTCTGCCTTCAACGCCGGCGGGcccgatcctcctcctcctcttcctcctcctcctcctcctccgccgccggcGCCGCCTTCCTCCTGGCCTCCCGAGTGCGTGGAGTTCACCGTGGAGCCGGCCGGCATGCGGGACATCGTGATCGCCATGACAGCGGTCGGGGGCTCCATCTGCGTCATGCTGGTCCTCATTTGCCTCCTGGTCGCCTACCTCACCGAGAACCTCACgccccccgccgccccctcctcctcctcctccgccgccaaGAGGGGCAACTGA